A single genomic interval of Ramlibacter sp. harbors:
- a CDS encoding helix-turn-helix transcriptional regulator, whose product MARKDFADKLHVHINTIGKLERGETLPDAAQLMRIAELGEHSVQWLVTGRDARMSASDEFVLVDMLDVKASAGGGSLNGDHDVIGQFAFRKAWLRSKGIAADHSKIIRARGDSMADKINDGDILLVNTAARTMQQDGIYVIELDGLDYVKLLQRDFATGGLQIISYNQAYKPQHLPPEKAAELRISGHVVWHGGEL is encoded by the coding sequence ATGGCGCGCAAGGACTTCGCTGACAAGCTGCATGTCCACATCAACACAATTGGGAAGCTGGAGCGCGGCGAGACCTTGCCTGACGCGGCCCAGCTCATGCGGATAGCGGAGCTTGGCGAGCACTCGGTGCAGTGGCTCGTAACAGGCAGGGATGCGCGCATGAGCGCATCAGACGAGTTCGTCCTGGTCGACATGCTGGACGTCAAGGCCAGCGCGGGCGGTGGCTCACTGAATGGCGACCATGACGTGATCGGTCAGTTTGCTTTTCGCAAGGCTTGGCTGCGCAGCAAGGGCATCGCCGCCGACCACTCGAAAATCATCCGGGCGCGAGGCGACTCAATGGCCGACAAGATCAACGACGGCGATATCCTGCTGGTCAACACGGCCGCCCGGACCATGCAGCAAGACGGCATCTATGTGATCGAGCTAGATGGCCTTGACTATGTGAAACTTCTGCAGCGAGACTTTGCGACAGGTGGGCTGCAGATCATCAGCTACAACCAGGCATACAAGCCGCAGCACCTGCCGCCAGAGAAGGCGGCTGAGCTGCGGATATCGGGCCACGTGGTGTGGCACGGCGGGGAACTTTGA
- a CDS encoding HNH endonuclease, with protein MRSLALALACAIAVPVAAGVRRSAAEVQAFKRHHPCPSTGQRRGSCPGYQVDHIVPLCAAGPDEQSNMQWLSVEAHRIKTRTDVRECRRLKAKPRTPVLP; from the coding sequence ATGCGGTCGCTTGCGCTGGCACTGGCCTGCGCGATCGCGGTGCCAGTAGCCGCTGGCGTTCGGCGATCGGCGGCCGAGGTGCAAGCGTTCAAGCGGCATCACCCATGCCCTTCGACCGGGCAGCGCCGTGGATCCTGCCCCGGCTACCAGGTAGACCACATCGTGCCGCTGTGTGCGGCCGGCCCGGACGAGCAAAGCAACATGCAGTGGCTGTCCGTCGAGGCCCACAGGATCAAGACGCGCACCGACGTGCGTGAGTGCCGCCGGCTCAAGGCCAAGCCCCGCACCCCTGTGCTACCCTAA
- a CDS encoding glycoside hydrolase family protein — protein sequence MSVSAAGFGAWMVSEGFVDKAMIPTKGDVPTIGYGSTRYEDGRPVKLGDTITRQRATDLARNLMNAEVRRFVASLPGAKLYPDEFDLYMDFVGQYGMPTWQASTMRREILAGNYVAACNALLRYRFAAGYDCSTPGNKRCWGVWERQLKRHKQCMAVQQ from the coding sequence ATGTCGGTGTCGGCGGCTGGATTCGGCGCCTGGATGGTGTCGGAGGGATTCGTCGACAAGGCCATGATCCCCACCAAGGGGGACGTGCCGACGATCGGCTACGGATCCACCAGGTACGAAGACGGCCGCCCTGTGAAGCTGGGCGACACCATCACACGCCAGCGCGCGACCGATCTTGCGCGCAACCTCATGAACGCCGAGGTGCGGCGCTTCGTCGCCTCCCTGCCGGGCGCCAAGCTGTACCCGGACGAGTTCGACCTGTACATGGACTTTGTCGGGCAATACGGCATGCCCACATGGCAGGCATCAACCATGCGGCGAGAGATCCTGGCGGGCAACTACGTCGCGGCCTGTAACGCCCTCTTGCGTTACCGATTTGCCGCCGGCTACGACTGCAGCACCCCGGGCAACAAGCGGTGCTGGGGCGTGTGGGAGCGACAGCTCAAGCGACACAAGCAGTGCATGGCGGTGCAGCAATGA
- a CDS encoding DUF1804 family protein, protein MAHATEKRTQLRSLYVYQRLAMDAACKKLGVPRSTANRWKQDAADQGDDWDTARTAVAMGDETFSNLAKRLLEDYLVQHQATMDLLKSNDSKELTAMQRAEILASMGDSLNKTMNSFKRLAPELNRQAIGLDVLQRLAQFAQTKHPKHVPALLAILEPFGAELAKAYA, encoded by the coding sequence ATGGCTCACGCAACGGAGAAGCGCACCCAACTACGCAGCCTGTACGTTTACCAGCGGCTGGCGATGGACGCGGCCTGCAAGAAGCTGGGCGTGCCCCGGAGCACGGCCAACCGCTGGAAGCAAGATGCCGCCGACCAGGGCGACGACTGGGACACGGCCCGCACGGCCGTGGCGATGGGCGACGAGACTTTCAGTAACCTGGCCAAGCGCCTGCTGGAAGACTACCTGGTGCAGCACCAGGCCACGATGGACTTGCTCAAGAGCAACGACAGCAAGGAGCTGACCGCCATGCAGCGCGCCGAGATCCTGGCGAGCATGGGCGACAGCCTGAACAAGACCATGAACAGCTTCAAGCGCCTGGCGCCGGAACTGAACCGCCAGGCCATCGGGCTGGACGTGCTGCAGCGCCTGGCGCAGTTTGCGCAGACCAAGCACCCGAAGCACGTGCCCGCCCTGCTGGCCATCCTGGAGCCGTTTGGGGCCGAGCTGGCCAAGGCGTACGCCTGA